In the Harmonia axyridis chromosome 3, icHarAxyr1.1, whole genome shotgun sequence genome, one interval contains:
- the LOC123676473 gene encoding PAX-interacting protein 1-like, translating to MSDLSENFKNLEVRAELFKDVKFYVSGEVTEEVIALLNKGGADQSKYFSDFVTHLICGENPEETDIIDATDVYEVPAVTPKWILISSQLNKLVSTKPFLYNRPQIFASNIFCLSKVKDDLESLWALITYHGGKVQLNLDHNCNYLVTVDTNTNKYEKAISLGSEKICIVTPDWILECIKSNALIQCDLFHPRLLDWPKPPQIVHHESTTAITGFEESESSDKDCNDEVASSTQALLEKLKQRMPWNQPEQIQISQQQSQKADQALHTQNPPKMKEIVPPNVVAPSFQQKQGEQTQLQQGQMLSHQQILQKLQMSQNQSAKSTMSNIPQQMTPEQQQMVQNALQQAQQNIHSQRMNQQNLLNAQQQQSTIQSSQIGFAQQNLQSQQSSQANIQQQAPIQSQSPLQQSPVAQQGPRAVLHHLPQGQQIQFQQNTNINRNINRPSLQQLRGQLGTTQLQQQLLQQQQQRLNQQQQQQQNVLQRTQLTLQQQQLLQLQLQQGQISQARQLLQQNQQQMGLNQNQTIQSTSINQNQQILSGNQMINTQHLTPSQLSQLQNRAQQLNQQKLAQNHQISQLLAQRQAQLSQRLGQQLSSEQILQNQQIGQPLNQNQQIQLNQNRMVNQNQQHLQQLKLVQQNSTSIGQNQQLGQNLMDHNQIGQVDQQLGPIQQQQNQMSQVQIGTSQQVNQGMLQNQQINQGIVQNQQINQSLGQNQNQRNQSIGQNQQLNQGLVQNQQQLNQGLNQQQQVNQAMNQGHQLIQGNLNQNQQLLQSLGQNQQLSQNQLNEALGQPQQMTQTQRLLQSQQLNPQITQTLNQTEQNQQVVQNQQQLTESPRQQINLGLNHILNQQINQGNIPQRLNQNQLINQQLNQLNQQLGQNQIGHQQVAQNPIAQGTNQQFGNIIQQQQQLQNQQQLQNQQQQLQSQQQPILGGNPLTQVRQVVGSNQQIIQQQFNQNQQQQQFGQVQQQDGNGQASVQVQQQQQNQFSQQQSIQQAQAARPHLQQQLWAQQQTPGQPQIPRQPLNVQQGQRVQWPPGSQQGQGVQPRQFIHLDAQTHNQLQKMPPEQQALFIARLQQKQRQLMLKQAQQRGSGHILIRGPVPAGLNPQQQMAWLQQQANKQGVVLPTNLQQQTVSSTTMNQQQASGSSPSAGPSGLNQTPGLSPIQQTTSQVQEQNQLKLKQLRLQQLQREQLQKAAATPNLQQAQQPTMVRPMAQAPIAEPPVPIQDPSVGQSQVLVNPKTKTALANMLSIRLQSGGNAVGAAQDTLPEPSAAGTLRLMTAQHNASLNANNRPLDLLAMQQQRRSLSSEIRPSAPPSIAGPSQEQQQVQSSPKATSSSVPMQHRPGPFYGHNPNLKLPEDKFLLGCVFVVVEVENTLKKIMPNFKQKVESHGGEVEQQYCARVTHILCSTQRHGIVMQALRDCKRCVTLYWLEDVIKRRQLLPPWIALHIPKIYIDTYPCTKYLISTSGFEGQINGRVHQMVLNIGAKYTEYLSKHNTLLVAKHLKGNKIKKAKQWGIPIVNVQWLTDILLGNFSAMQQTENVVYQQYSDPPNFGFDPKLCPNIMHGWKMPINISQEAYEKVKKTTPRESVLEKRSRMLEEEENSTDDNEDSDDDDYVEISSDGDDESDDFDCEDDAMVAKESPIPNPEYHIMFSNFLSPLGHAVKIVKSLNGTITNDSRACTHLVLERLERSAKLLLCIPRQIPIVPLKWLTDSKAAGKFLDPSKYPFEDVADFNQTYGCDINALLERRDRDRLFQGKSFWVTPHVFPNERMVRKVIENCGGTVEDVRRTAAQIEATNQTAPHTYFIVTVESDVHLTGDLLRNKKEKIKYICNTELIFHAVMSQEIEIEPWSINVVD from the exons ATGAGTGACttatctgaaaatttcaaaaacttggaAGTTAGAGCTGAATTATTTAAAGATGTTAAATTTTATGTTAGCGGCGAAGTAACCGAAGAG GTTATCGCCTTATTGAATAAGGGTGGCGCTGATCAGTCTAAATATTTCTCTGACTTTGTTACACATTTGATTTGTGGTGAAAATCCTGAAGAAACAGATATTATAGACGCTACTGATGTGTATGAAGTTCCTGCAGTAACACCTAAATGGATATTGATTAGTTCTCAACTGAACAAACTTGTGAGCACCAAACCGTTTCTGTataatcgaccacaaatttttGCATCAAATATCTTCTGCTTGTCCAAAGTAAAAGATGATTTGGAGTCATTGTGGGCTCTTATAACATATCATGGAGGAAAAGTCCAGCTTAATTTGGACCATAATTGTAACTATCTTGTAACTGTGGACACAAAtacaaataaatatgaaaaagcaATCAGTTTAGGATCTGAAAAAATTTGCATTGTTACTCCTGATTGGATATTAGAATGTATAAAAAGTAACGCCCTCATTCAATGCGACTTATTTCATCCTCGTTTGTTAGATTGGCCTAAGCCACCTCAAATTGTACATCATGAAAGTACAACTGCAATTACTGGTTTTGAAGAATCAGAATCTTCAGATAAGGATTGTAATGACGAAGTTGCTAGTTCTACTCAGGCTCTACTGGAAAAATTAAAACAGAGAATGCCTTGGAATCAACCAGAACAAATTCAGATTTCACAACAACAATCACAAAAAGCTGATCAAGCTCTTCATACACAGAATCCACccaaaatgaaagaaattgttCCTCCAAATGTAGTGGCACCTAGTTTTCAACAGAAGCAAGGCGAACAAACTCAGTTGCAACAGGGTCAAATGCTGAGTCATCAGCAAATCttacaaaaattacagatgTCACAGAATCAGAGTGCCAAATCAACCATGTCAAATATCCCTCAGCAAATGACTCCTGAACAGCAGCAAATGGTGCAGAATGCTCTGCAACAAGCGCAGCAGAATATACATTCACAGAGAATGAACCAACAAAATTTGTTGAATGCACAACAACAACAGAGTACAATACAGTCATCACAAATTGGTTTTGCTCAACAAAATCTTCAATCCCAACAGAGTTCCCAAGCAAATATACAACAACAGGCACCCATTCAGTCACAGTCACCACTACAACAAAGTCCTGTAGCCCAGCAAGGTCCAAGGGCTGTCCTTCATCACTTACCACAAGGACAACAGATACAGTTTCAACAAAACACTAATATCAACCGTAATATCAACAGACCTTCATTGCAACAGTTGAGGGGACAGCTAGGCACAACCCAACTCCAACAACAACTCCTTCAACAACAGCAACAAAGATTAAATCAACAGCAGCAACAGCAACAAAATGTTTTGCAGAGAACACAGTTAACACTGCAGCAACAACAGTTGTTACAATTACAGTTGCAGCAGGGACAAATAAGCCAAGCAAGGCAGTTGTTACAACAAAATCAACAGCAGATGGGCCTCAATCAGAACCAAACAATTCAATCCACTTCTATCAATCAGAACCAACAAATATTGAGCGGTAATCAGATGATCAATACTCAACATTTAACTCCAAGTCAATTATCTCAACTTCAGAATCGAGCTCAGCAGTTGAATCAGCAAAAACTTGCTCAAAACCATCAGATAAGTCAATTACTTGCGCAACGACAAGCACAACTGAGTCAAAGGTTGGGCCAGCAGTTATCTTCTGAACAAATACTCCAAAATCAACAAATTGGACAACCACTGAATCAAAACCAACAGATTCAGCTCAATCAGAACCGCATGGTCAACCAAAATCAACAGCATTTGCAACAGCTCAAATTGGTACAACAAAATTCAACATCTATTGGACAGAATCAACAATTAGGACAAAATCTCATGGATCATAATCAAATAGGCCAAGTAGATCAGCAACTGGGTCCCATACAACAGCAGCAGAACCAAATGAGCCAGGTCCAAATAGGTACTAGTCAGCAAGTTAATCAAGGTATGTTGCAAAATCAGCAGATTAATCAAGGTATTGTTCAGAACCAACAGATCAATCAATCATTGGGGCAAAATCAAAACCAAAGAAATCAAAGTATAGGCCAAAATCAACAATTGAATCAAGGCTTAGTTCAGAATCAACAGCAACTCAATCAGGGTCTGAACCAACAGCAACAGGTTAATCAAGCAATGAACCAAGGCCACCAATTGATCCAAGGCAATTTGAACCAAAATCAACAGTTGCTGCAATCTTTAGGCCAAAATCAGCAACTCAGTCAGAATCAATTGAACGAAGCACTAGGTCAACCACAACAGATGACTCAAACACAGAGGTTGTTGCAAAGTCAGCAGCTGAATCCACAGATTACACAGACTCTGAACCAAACTGAACAGAATCAGCAAGTTGTGCAGAATCAGCAGCAATTAACAGAATCCCCCAGGCAGCAAATAAACCTTGGTCTGAATCACATTTTGAATCAGCAGATAAACCAAGGCAACATTCCCCAGAGACTAAACCAGAACCAGCTGATAAATCAGCAGTTGAACCAACTGAACCAGCAATTGGGTCAGAACCAGATCGGCCATCAGCAGGTAGCTCAAAATCCCATAGCTCAGGGTACAAATCAACAGTTTGGTAACATCATACAACAACAACAGCAGTTACAAAATCAACAGCAGTTACAAAATCAGCAACAGCAATTGCAATCTCAACAGCAGCCCATTTTGGGAGGGAATCCTTTGACTCAGGTTAGACAGGTGGTCGGCAGTAATCAGCAGATCATTCAGCAGCAGTTTAATCAGAACCAGCAGCAGCAGCAGTTCGGACAGGTTCAACAGCAAGACGGAAACGGGCAAGCCTCTGTTCAGGTGCAGCAGCAGCAACAGAATCAATTCTCACAACAGCAGAGTATCCAGCAAGCTCAAGCAGCTCGTCCCCATCTACAACAGCAACTATGGGCCCAGCAGCAAACTCCAGGACAGCCTCAGATTCCTAGACAACCTCTGAATGTTCAACAGGGGCAGAGAGTCCAGTGGCCTCCTGGTAGCCAACAAGGACAGGGCGTTCAACCCAGACAGTTCATACATCTGGACGCTCAAACCCACAACCAACTGCAGAAAATGCCGCCGGAACAGCAAGCATTGTTCATTGCTAGGTTGCAACAAAAACAGAGGCAGCTGATGTTGAAGCAGGCCCAGCAAAGGGGCTCTGGCCATATTTTGATTAGGG GTCCCGTTCCAGCGGGTCTAAACCCCCAACAACAAATGGCCTGGCTCCAACAACAGGCTAATAAACAGGGTGTAGTGTTACCCACTAACCTACAACAGCAGACAGTCAGTTCGACTACTATGAACCAACAGCAGGCAAGTGGTTCGTCACCTAGTGCGGGACCTTCTGGATTGAACCAGACGCCAGGCCTGAGTCCGATCCAACAGACCACCTCCCAGGTGCAGGAGCAAAACCAACTCAAGCTGAAG caACTGAGGCTCCAGCAGCTTCAGCGAGAACAGCTTCAAAAGGCAGCAGCGACACCAAACCTGCAACAGGCTCAACAACCTACCATGGTCAGGCCCATGGCTCAAGCACCCATAGCAGAGCCTCCAGTTCCTATACAGGACCCATCTGTTGGACAAAGTCAAGTGCTGGTtaatcctaaaacaaaaactgCTTTAGCAAATATGTTAAGCATTAGACTGCAGAGTGGAGGCAACGCGGTGGGGGCCGCACAAGACACCTTACCTGAACCATCAGCTGCAGGCACTTTAAG ACTTATGACGGCACAACATAACGCTTCTTTGAATGCTAACAATAGGCCGCTAGATCTACTAGCCATGCAACAACAACGGAGATCCTTGAGTAGCGAAATTAGGCCATCGGCGCCTCCGTCTATAGCAGGCCCTTCTCAAGAACAGCAACAGGTGCAGTCTTCGCCTAAGGCCACTTCTTCTTCAGTTCCAATGCAACACAGACCTGGACCTTTCTATGGCCACAATCCCAATCTGAAGC tacCGGAAGATAAATTCTTGTTGGGTTGCGTCTTTGTGGTTGTGGAAGTGGAAAATACCCTAAAAAAGATAATgccaaatttcaaacaaaaagtgGAAAGCCATGGGG GTGAAGTGGAACAACAGTATTGCGCGAGGGTAACGCACATATTATGCTCAACACAACGCCATGGTATTGTAATGCAAGCACTCAGGGATTGCAAAAGGTGTGTTACTCTTTACTGGCTTGAGGATGTGATTAAAAGGAGACAGTTGCTGCCTCCCTGGATAGCACTTCATATACCCAAAATCTACATTGACACGTACCCTTGTACTAAGTATTTGATATCCACTTCAGGATTTGAGGGCCAGATCAATGGAAGGGTCCATCAAATGGTTTTAAACATTGGCGCAAAG TACACTGAATACTTGTCCAAACACAATACCTTACTGGTGGCAAAACATCTAAAGGGTAATAAAATTAAGAAGGCCAAGCAATGGGGTATACCGATTGTGAACGTTCAGTGGCTCACTGATATACTGCTTGGCAACTTTTCCGCTATGCAGCAGACCGAGAATGTTGTGTATCAGCAATATAGTGATCCCCCCAACTTTGGCTTTGACCCCAAACTGTGTCCTAACATCATGC ATGGTTGGAAAATGCCCATCAATATATCTCAGGAAGCCTATGAAAAGGTGAAGAAGACAACACCCAGGGAATCTGTACTTGAAAAGAGATCAAGAATGCTGGAGGAGGAAGAAAATTCCACAGATGACAATGAAGATTCAGACGATGACGATTATGTTGAAATATCTTCAGATGGAGACGACGAAAGCGATGATTTCGACTGTGAGGATGATGCTATGGTGGCCAAAGAGAGCCCCATCCCAAATCCGGAGTATCACATCatgttttccaattttttgtctCCGCTCGGGCATGCTGTCAAGATCGTAAA ATCTCTTAACGGTACCATTACCAACGACTCCCGCGCCTGTACTCATTTGGTGCTGGAACGCTTAGAGCGCTCCGCCAAGCTCCTGCTTTGCATACCGCGCCAGATACCGATTGTTCCACTCAAATGGTTGACGGACTCCAAAGCTGCTGGAAAGTTCCTGGACCCCTCAAAGTACCCCTTCGAGGACGTGGCAGACTTCAACCAAACATACGGCTGCGACATCAACGCTCTCTTGGAAAGACGAGATCGCGATCGGCTGTTCCAGGGAAAGAGCTTCTGGGTAACTCCGCACGTCTTCCCCAACGAGCGAATGGTGCGCAAAGTGATCGAGAACTGCGGTGGAACGGTGGAAGACGTGAGAAGAACGGCAGCGCAGATCGAGGCCACTAACCAGACAGCGCCACACACATATTTCATAGTGACTGTAGAATCGGATGTCCATTTGACCGGTGATCTCCTGCGTAACAAGAAGGAGAAGATCAAGTACATTTGTAATACGGAGTTGATATTTCATGCCGTTATGTCCCAAGAGATAGAGATTGAACCTTGGTCGATAAATGTGGTGGATTAA
- the LOC123676476 gene encoding synaptosomal-associated protein 29: MSGYNYKKSTNPFEIEDVDDETFLRNSRRTSNTAFDNQVLAYQERRKQIEERTVNSTERSISVLRDSEQIGIATAEELMRQREKLEKTDKQLDEINATLRFSQKHINGIRSVFSSLKNYVSGRNDSSPSISSTSSNIKPSSSNNSIKEEVQNYDRYENHPSTRLRQTQYETNRNQSSGKDFEAKLDANLQEMCINITRLKGLATDLSLELDSQNDLISTIVDKTEIADMNIAKQNKDMMKILKK, translated from the exons ATGTCTggatataattataaaaaatccaCGAATCCATTCGAAATTGAGGACGTAGACGATGAAACCTTTTTAAGAAACTCTAGAAGAACTTCCAACACTGCCTTTGACAACCAAGTACTGGCCTATCAAGAAAGAAGAAAACAAATAGAGGAACGAACAGTAAATAGCACAGAGCGAAGTATAAGTGTTTTGAGGGATTCTGAACAAATTGGAATAGCCACTGCTGAAGAACTAATGAGACAAAGGgaaaaattagagaaaacaGATAAACAACTCGATGAGATCAATGCCACCTTGAGATTTTCTCAGAAACATATCAACGGTATCAGATCTGTTTTCAGCAGTTTGAAAAACTATGTGTCTGGTAGAAATGACAGTAGTCCTTCTATATCAAGTACTTCAAGTAATATTAAG CCATCATCTTCTAATAACTCGATAAAGGAAGAAGTTCAAAATTATGACCGTTATGAAAATCATCCTAGTACGCGTCTTAGACAGACGCAATATGAAACAAACCGTAACCAATCAAGTGGAAAAGATTTTGAGGCCAAGCTAGATGCCAATCTTCAAGAAATGTGCATAAATATAACTAGACTTAAAGGCTTAGCTACAGATTTATCTCTTGAATTAGATTCTCAAAATGATCTCATAAGTACAATAGTGGATAAGACAGAAATTGCTGATATGAATatagctaaacaaaataaagatatgatgaaaatattgaagaaataa
- the LOC123676475 gene encoding serine/threonine-protein phosphatase alpha-2 isoform: MAEADKLNIDSIIARLLEVRGARPGKNVQLTETEIKGLCLKSREIFLSQPILLELEAPLKICGDIHGQYYDLLRLFEYGGFPPESNYLFLGDYVDRGKQSLETICLLLAYKIKYPENFFLLRGNHECASINRIYGFYDECKRRYNIKLWKTFTDCFNCLPVAAIVDEKIFCCHGGLSPDLQSMEQIRRIMRPTDVPDQGLLCDLLWSDPDKDQNGWGENDRGVSFTFGAEVVSKFLHKHDFDLICRAHQVVEDGYEFFAKRQLVTLFSAPNYCGEFDNAGAMMSVDDTLMCSFQILKPADKRKFQYNTNSGRPTTPPRGATNKNKKK; this comes from the exons ATGGCTGAAGCAGATAAATTGAATATAGATAGTATTATAGCCCGTCTTTTAGAAG tACGTGGAGCGAGACCTGGTAAAAACGTACAACTCACTGAAACCGAAATTAAAGGATTATGTCTGAAATCCAGGGAAATATTCTTATCTCAACCGATATTATTGGAGTTGGAAGCCCCTTTGAAAATATGCG GAGATATCCATGGTCAATACTATGACCTGCTtcgtttgtttgaatatggaggctTTCCACCAGAGtccaattatttatttttgggaGATTATGTTGATCGTGGAAAGCAATCTCTAGAAACTATCTGCCTGTTGCTTgcatataaaattaaatatccTGAGAACTTCTTCTTATTACGTGGTAACCATGAATGCGCCTCAATTAACAGAATCTATGGATTTTATGATGAGTGTAAGAGAAG GTACAACATTAAACTCTGGAAAACATTCACTGATTGTTTCAACTGTCTTCCAGTAGCTGCTATTGTAGATGAAAAAATCTTTTGCTGTCATGGAG gCCTGAGTCCCGACTTACAGTCAATGGAGCAAATTCGGAGAATAATGAGACCCACAGATGTTCCTGACCAGGGCCTACTCTGTGATTTGCTGTGGTCAGATCCAGATAAGGATCAAAATGGCTGGGGTGAGAACGACAGAGGTGTTAGTTTCACCTTTGGAGCAGAG GTTGTGAGCAAATTTCTACACAAGCATGACTTTGATCTCATTTGTCGAGCGCATCAAGTTGTGGAAGATGGTTATGAATTTTTCGCTAAAAGGCAGTTGGTAACACTTTTCAGCGCACCTAATTATTGCG gaGAATTTGACAATGCTGGAGCAATGATGTCAGTGGATGATACGCTGATGTGCAGTTTTCAGATCTTAAAGCCTGCAGACAAGAGGAAATTCCAGTACAACACAAACTCTGGCCGACCTACAACGCCACCTCGTGGTGCGActaacaaaaacaaaaagaagTGA
- the LOC123676474 gene encoding probable phenylalanine--tRNA ligase, mitochondrial has protein sequence MLLKKILHPNSLSTKCLRQFSEAHQAVKPNINIGKNDYIRDDYTNVTEKILSHLGKNLHLQKGHPLKMISQRVINYFYKSFRNTRGNPQFSMWNNLSPIVSIEQNFDSLFIPTDHVSRSKSDCYYLNRQYLLRAHMTAHQSELMKSGLDNFLMVGDVYRRDEIDSTHYPVFHQLDGVRLRSRSELFPNDDSLEIFELGDFTENIGSQSKQTCHTLEAVKLLEFELKNVLVQLAISLFGEDLKYRWVDTYFPFTQPSWELEVFHEDKWMEVLGCGIMRQPILTNAGINNKVGWAFGIGLERLAMCLYKIPDIRLFWSTDTGFLNQFKNADVDDKVIYKSISQYPQCINDISFWLPQDKEYVENDFYDLVRTVGGDIVEQVILKDDFIHPKTRKRSHCYRIVYRHMERTLRQEEVNVIHKQIEQEAIKQLFVTIR, from the coding sequence ATGCTTCTCAAGAAAATATTGCATCCTAATTCTCTCAGTACAAAGTGCCTTCGTCAATTCTCTGAAGCACATCAAGCAGTCAAACCCAATATAAATATAGGAAAAAATGACTATATAAGAGACGATTATACTAATGTTACAGAAAAGATTTTATCGCATCTCGGAAAAAATCTCCATCTCCAAAAAGGACATCCCTTAAAAATGATATCTCAGAgagttataaattatttttacaaGTCATTCAGAAACACCAGAGGTAACCCCCAGTTCTCAATGTGGAACAATCTCTCTCCAATTGTATCtattgaacaaaattttgaCAGTCTCTTCATTCCGACTGATCATGTTTCGAGGTCTAAAAGCGACTGTTATTATCTTAATAGACAGTATTTACTGAGGGCTCATATGACAGCCCACCAATCTGAGCTCATGAAATCTGGTTTAGATAACTTTCTGATGGTGGGAGATGTTTATAGAAGAGATGAAATAGACAGTACACATTACCCAGTATTCCACCAGTTGGATGGAGTGCGTTTAAGATCTAGATCTGAACTTTTTCCTAATGACGACTCCCTGGAAATCTTTGAATTAGGTGACTTTACAGAGAACATAGGATCCCAATCGAAACAGACATGTCACACTTTGGAAGCAGTCAAACTGTTGgagtttgaattgaaaaatgtacTTGTACAGCTTGCGATAAGCTTATTTGGCGAAGACCTTAAATATAGATGGGTTGATACGTATTTTCCTTTCACTCAGCCTTCTTGGGAGCTAGAAGTCTTTCATGAGGATAAATGGATGGAAGTCCTAGGTTGTGGTATCATGCGACAACCAATATTAACCAATGCAGGAATTAATAACAAAGTAGGATGGGCATTTGGAATAGGCCTAGAAAGACTAGCTATGTGCTTATACAAAATTCCAGACATTCGTTTATTTTGGTCAACTGACACAGGATTCTTAAATCAATTCAAGAATGCAGATGTTGATGATAAAGTTATTTACAAATCTATCAGTCAATATCCTCAGTGCATCAATGATATAAGTTTTTGGTTACCGCAGGATAAAGAATATGTTGAAAACGATTTTTATGATTTAGTGAGAACAGTTGGGGGCGACATTGTTGAACAAGTTATATTGAAAGATGATTTTATACATCCAAAAACCAGAAAAAGAAGTCACTGTTACAGAATCGTTTACAGGCATATGGAACGCACATTGAGACAAGAAGAAGTCAATGTAATTCACAAACAAATTGAACAAGAAGCTATCAAACAGCTTTTTGTGACTATAAGATAA